The following coding sequences are from one Loxodonta africana isolate mLoxAfr1 chromosome 18, mLoxAfr1.hap2, whole genome shotgun sequence window:
- the OTOP2 gene encoding proton channel OTOP2, with product MSEELAPGPKESPPAPRPGPREVWKKGGRLLSVLLAVNVLLLACTLISGGAFNKVAVYDTDVFALLTTMMLLSVLWILFYLLRTARCPDAVPYRDPHAGPIWLRGGLVLFGICSVVMDVFKTGYYSSFFECQSAIKILYPLIQAVFVIVQTYFLWVSAKDCVHVHLDLTRCGLMFTLTTNLAIWMAAVVDESVHQAHSYGNPHSNASHARLTPDPERAGSPVGEDPCACNTAVCQIFQQGYFYLYPFNIEYSLFASTMLYVMWKNVGRLLASSHSHGHTPSRVSLFRETFFAGPVLGLMLFVVGLAVFIIYEVQVSGEGGQTEQALVIYYSFNIVCLGLMTLVSLSGSVIYRFDRRAMDQHKNPTRTLDVALLMGAALGQYAISYYSIVAVVVGMPRDLLGGLNLTHALLMIAQHTFQNVFVIESLHRGPPGAEPQDNTPPKELCHGLTFTNLDALHTLPACPPTPRLGGPSPTGPREAVSIILVPRGHWRRRCLKDISLFLLLCNVILWIIPAFGARPHFSNTVEVDFYGYALWAAIVNICLPFGIFYRMHAVSSLLEVYVLS from the exons ATGTCCGAGGAGCTGGCTCCGGGCCCCAAGGAGAGCCCGCCGGCCCCGCGGCCGGGCCCCCGCGAGGTGTGGAAGAAGGGCGGCCGCCTGCTGTCCGTGCTGCTGGCCGTCAACGTGCTGCTCCTCGCCTGCACGCTCATCAGCGGCGGTGCCTTCAACAAGGTGGCCGTGTACGACACCGACGTGTTCGCGCTGCTCACCACCATGATGCTGCTCTCCGTGCTCTGGATCCTCTTCTACCTGCTGCGCACAGCGCGCTGTCCCGACGCCGTCCCCTACCGCGACCCGCACGCCGGCCCCATCTGGCTCAGAG GTGGGTTGGTGCTGTTTGGTATCTGCTCTGTCGTCATGGATGTCTTCAAGACTGGCTACTACTCCAGTTTCTTTGAGTGCCAATCGGCCATCAAGATCCTGTACCCCCTCATCCAGGCTGTGTTTGTCATTGTCCAG ACTTACTTTCTCTGGGTCTCTGCTAAAGACTGTGTTCACGTCCACCTGGATCTGACCCG GTGTGGTCTCATGTTCACACTCACTACCAACCTGGCCATCTGGATGGCAGCTGTGGTGGATGAATCGGTACACCAGGCTCACTCCTATGGCAACCCTCACAGCAACGCCAGCCATGCCCGCCTCACTCCTGACC CGGAGCGTGCAGGCAGCCCCGTTGGAGAAGATCCCTGCGCCTGCAACACAGCTGTCTGCCAGATCTTCCAGCAGGGCTACTTCTACCTGTATCCCTTCAACATCGAGTACAGCCTCTTCGCCTCCACCATGCTCTATGTCATGTGGAAGAACGTGGGCCGGCTGCTGGCCTCCTCCCACAGCCATGGCCACACACCATCCCGGGTCAGCCTCTTCCGGGAGACCTTTTTTGCTGGCCCAGTCCTGGGCCTGATGCTCTTTGTGGTGGGGCTAGCTGTCTTCATTATCTACGAAGTACAAGTGAGTGGGGAGGGTGGCCAAACCGAGCAGGCCCTGGTCATCTACTACAGCTTCAACATCGTCTGTCTGGGGCTCATGACCTTGGTCAGCCTGAGCGGCTCGGTCATCTACCGGTTTGACCGCCGGGCCATGGATCAGCACAAGAACCCCACACGCACCCTGGACGTGGCCCTGCTGATGGGGGCCGCCCTGGGCCAGTATGCCATTTCCTATTACTCCATTGTGGCCGTGGTGGTGGGCATGCCCAGGGACCTGCTCGGAGGCCTCAACCTCACCCACGCCCTGCTCATGATCGCCCAGCACACCTTCCAGAACGTGTTTGTCATCGAGAGCCTCCATCGGGGACCCCCCGGGGCCGAGCCTCAGGACAACACCCCTCCCAAGGAGCTCTGCCACGGCCTGACCTTCACCAACCTAGACGCCCTCCACACCTTACCCGCCTGCCCACCCACTCCCAGGCTGGGGGGCCCCAGCCCCACAGGCCCTCGGGAAGCAGTGTCTATCATCCTGGTCCCCAGGGGCCACTGGAGACGCCGGTGCCTGAAGGACATTtctttgtttctcctgctctgcaATGTCATT CTGTGGATCATTCCCGCCTTTGGTGCCAGGCCTCACTTCAGCAACACGGTGGAGGTGGACTTCTACGGCTATGCCCTCTGGGCTGCCATCGTCAATATTTGCCTTCCCTTCGGCATCTTCTACCGCATGCATGCGGTCTCCAGCCTGCTGGAGGTCTACGTGCTGTCCTGA
- the USH1G gene encoding pre-mRNA splicing regulator USH1G: MNDQYHRAARDGYLELLKEATRKELNAPDEDGMTPTLWAAYHGNLEALRLIVSRGGDPDKCDIWGNTPLHLAASNGHLHCLSFLVSFGANIWCLDNDYHTPLDMAAMKGHMECVRYLDSIAAKQSSLNPKLVGKLKDKAFREAERRIRECAKMQRKHHERMERLYRRELAERSDTLSFSSLTSSTLSRRLQHLALSSHLPYSQATLHGTARGKTKIQRKLERRKQGGEGTFKISEDGRKSVRSLSGLQLGSDVMFVRQGTYANPKEWGRSPLRDMFLSDEDSVSRATLAAEPAHSEVSTDSGHDSLFTRPGLGTMVFRRNYLSSGLQGLGREDGGLDRVGTPRARLQSPPSLDDDSLGSANSLQDRSCPEELPWDEVDLGLDEDLEPETSPLETFLASLHLQDLAALLRQEKIDLEALMLCSDLDLRSISIPLGPRKKIMGAVRRRRQALERPPALEDTEL, from the exons ATGAATGACCAGTACCACCGGGCAGCCAGGGACGGCTACCTGGAGCTCCTCAAGGAAGCCACCCGGAAGGAGCTGAATGCCCCCGATGAGGATGGCATGACTCCCACCCTCTGGGCTGCCTACCACGGCAACCTGGAGGCGCTGCGCCTCATCGTGAGCCGAGG GGGTGACCCAGACAAGTGTGACATCTGGGGCAACACGCCCCTGCACCTGGCAGCCTCCAATGGCCACCTGCACTGCCTGTCCTTCCTGGTGTCCTTTGGGGCCAACATCTGGTGCCTGGACAACGACTACCACACGCCGCTGGACATGGCCGCCATGAAGGGCCACATGGAGTGTGTGCGCTACCTGGACTCCATCGCAGCAAAGCAGAGTAGCCTCAACCCCAAGCTGGTGGGTAAGCTCAAGGACAAGGCCTTCCGCGAGGCGGAGCGGCGTATCCGCGAGTGCGCCAAGATGCAGCGCAAGCACCACGAGCGCATGGAGAGACTCTACAGGCGCGAGCTGGCCGAGCGCTCCGACACTCTCAGCTTCTCCAGCCTCACCTCCAGCACCTTGAGCAGACGGCTGCAGCACCTGGCGCTGAGCAGCCACCTGCCCTACTCACAGGCTACGCTGCACGGCACCGCCCGGGGCAAGACCAAGATCCAGCGCAAACTGGAACGGCGAAAGCAAGGCGGTGAGGGCACCTTCAAGATCTCAGAGGACGGCCGCAAGAGCGTGCGCTCGCTCTCAGGCCTGCAGCTGGGCAGCGACGTGATGTTTGTACGCCAGGGCACCTACGCCAATCCCAAGGAGTGGGGCCGCTCCCCGCTCCGGGACATGTTCCTCTCGGACGAGGACAGCGTCTCCCGTGCCACGCTGGCGGCCGAGCCAGCCCATTCGGAGGTTAGCACAGACTCAGGCCACGACTCCTTGTTTACCCGGCCCGGCCTTGGCACCATGGTGTTCCGCAGGAACTACCTGAGCAGCGGTCTGCAGGGCCTGGGCCGCGAGGACGGCGGCCTGGACCGGGTGGGGACGCCGCGGGCTCGGCTGCAGAGCCCCCCCAGCCTGGACGACGACAGCCTGGGCAGTGCCAACAGCCTGCAGGACCGCAGCTGCCCAGAGGAGCTGCCCTGGGATGAGGTGGACTTGGGCCTGGACGAGGACTTGGAACCCGAGACCAGCCCGCTGGAGACCTTCCTGGCCTCGCTGCACTTGCAGGACTTGGCCGCCCTCCTGCGGCAGGAGAAGATCGACCTGGAGGCGCTGATGCTGTGCTCGGACCTCGACCTCCGCAGCATCAGCATCCCTCTGGGGCCGCGCAAGAAGATCATGGGGGCCGTGCGGAGGCGGCGGCAGGCGCTGGAGCGCCCGCCTGCCCTGGAGGACACCGAGCTGTGA